The following nucleotide sequence is from Opitutia bacterium.
CGCGCAACATCGAGCGATGATCGGGCTTCGGCAGCGGCTGCCGCTGCGGCTGCGCGGTCTCGATGCGTGCATCGAGCCAGTCGCCGCGCTCCGCCGCCTCACCGTAGAGCCGCAGCTGGTTCGCCGTGCGCGCGACTTCGCCCTTCAAACGCGCCTCCGGCAGACCGGTTTCGATCATCGCGCGTGCGACGAGGTCGCCGGACTTTGCCTCGAGGCTGTCCGCGATGCGGCGCAAAAACTCGTTGCGCCTCGCGCCGGACAGCTTCGCCCACACCGGTGCCGCTTCGACCGCGAGTTGCACCGCGCGATCGACGTCGTCGGCGGTCGCCGACGCGAAGCCGGGCTCGATCTGCGCACCAGTCGAAGGATTGAACGCCTTGAACACGGCCCCGCCGGGGCCGCTCGAACCGAAGCCGATGAGGTTGCCGCCGTCGGGTTTCATGAGGAGAGGGTTGGCGCGCCCGCCGCGAAGCGCAAGCCGCTCAGAGCCGCGGCCGATCCTTCAGCGCCTGCGCGAGCACGGCGCGAGCGTGCGCGAGATCGGCGCCAGCCAGTTCGAGACGCGGCGGCCGCACGTGCGGCGTGCCGCGTCCGACCTCCGCCTGCACCCATTTGATGAGCTGCACGAACTTCGGGACGGTATCGAGTTTCAGGAGCGGCAGGAACCACTTGTAGAGTGCCAGCGCACGCGCTTTGTCGCCGCGCGACGCGTAGTCGAACAGCACGACGCTCTCCTCGGGAAACGCGTTCACGAGTCCCGCAATCCAGCCGACCGCGCCGGCGTAAACACCTTCGACGATCGCATCGTCCATGCCGACAAGCACGTCGAGCCGGGTGCCGCACGCCGCACGGATCGCTGTCACGCGGCGCACGTCGCCGCTGGATTCCTTCACGGCGCGCAGATTGGGATGCTCCGCCGCCAGCTCTGCGACCTGCTCGGGCAGGAAGTCCGTTTTGTAGGCCGGCGGGTTGTTGTAGAGCATGCACGAGAGCGGCGTCGCGGCGATGATCGCACTGACGTGCGCCTTCATCTCGCGCCAGTCACTCGAGTAAACGTAGGGCGGCAGCACCATGAGGCCCTTCGCCCCGGCGGCTTCCGCGGCCTTGGCCATCGCGACGGCCTCAGCGGTGGTCAGCGACGCGATGCCGAGCGCCACCGGCGCGCGCTCACCGACGGCGGAGACGGCGGTTTTCACGACCGCGATTTTCTCTTCAAACGTCAGCGTCTGCGCCTCGCCGAGCGAACCGCAGCACACGATGCCCGTGCAACCGCTGTCGATCATCCAGCCGCAATGCGCCGCGAGCGCTGCGTGATCGACCGACAGGTCGGCGTTCAGATTCGTGGTGATGGCGGGGATGACACCTTTCCAGTTCATGGGATAAGAATCCTTTGGAGGGCTCGCGTCCCCGCGGGCCGTTATGGTTGGGTTAGCGCAAGCCGGCCCGCGGGGACGCGGGCCCTCCCGTCAGCCAAATCGATCCGGACTCGTCAGCGAGAGATCGACGCTCGGCTTCTTGCCGGAGAGCAACTCCGTCACGGCGTAACCGGTGATCGGCGCGAGCGTGACGCCCAGCATCGCGTGGCCGCACGCCGCGACGAGATTGGTCTGCTTCGCAAAGCGCCCGATGTAGGGCATGCCGTCGGGCGACACGGGGCGGTAACCAAACCATGGCTGGATGCCGTCGAAATCCGCCGCGCTCATCTCCGGGAAATACACCTGCGCCGCCGCCTTGATCTGCTCGATGCGCTCGGGGCGCACGCGGTCGACGTGGCCCGCGATTTCCATCGTGCCACCGAAGCGCAGCGTCTCGCCCATCGGCGTCACGGCGACGCGCCGCTCGGAGAGGATCATCGGCTTCTTCAACTTGAAACGCGGCTTCTCGATCGTGAGCGAGTAGCCCTTGCCCGCCTGCATCGGCAGCCGCAGGTCGAGGCCGCGGATGGTTTCCGGCGCCCACGAGCCGGTCGCGAGCACGTATTCGTCCGCCGTGAGTTCGCCGGCACTGGTCGAGACTCCCGTGACGCGGCCGCCCCCGCTGCGCCAGCCGTAGACGTTGGTGTTCCAATGGAATTTCACGCCCTGTTGCTTGAGCAAGGCGACGAGCGCGGGGATGAACTTCCGGGGCGATATGTGAGCATCGATCGGGAAATAGACCGCGCCGGCGATGTCCATGCGCGCTCCGGGCTCGAGCTGCGCCACCTGCTGCGGCGTGAGGATCTTCGCCTCGACGCCGACAGAGTTGGCGAGCGCCGCGAGGCCCTTCTCGTAAGCGGCGAGTTTCTCGGGCGTCTTGCAGAGATTGAACAGGCCCTGCGCCTCGAACTCGAAACTGTTGCCCGTCTGCGCCGCGAGTTCGACGAAGAGTTTCCGACTCTCCAGGCAATGTTGCGCGAGCACCGGCGCGGCGCGGCGGCGGTGCTCTTCCGTGCAGTTCCTCGCGAACAGCCAGCCCCAGCGCATCAACTCCGGATCAAGGCGCGGCTTGATGTAGAACGGACTGCGCGAACTCGTCATCCACTTCAGCCCCTGCCACACCATGCCGGGCGCCGAGATCGGCTCCACGTGGCTCGGCGACACATAGCCAGCGCTGCCCTGCGCGCACGAGTCGGCGCCCTCCGGGCTGCGTTCGATCACCGTGACGGCGAAACCGGCCTTGGCGAGGTAGTGCGCGGTGCAGAGGCCGACAATGCCGCCGCCGCAAACGATGACGCTGCGCGATGTGCTCATGTTGGACGAATACCCCAGCGAAACGGGTCCGCCGGGTCGAGCAGCAACACGCCTTCGCCGCACACATGCGCCGTGCCCGTGATCGTCGGGAGAACCTTGTCCCCATCGCGCCGATAGCGTCCGCGGAACGCACTGCCGACGATGCTCTCCTGCACCCACTCGGCGCCCTCGGCGAGTTTTCCGTCCGCCGCGAGGCAAGCGAGTTTCGCACTCGTGCCCGTGCCGCACGGCGAGCGGTCGTAGGCGCCGCCGGGACAGAGCACGAAATTCCGGCTGTGCACGCCGCGGGTCGGCGACGGCGCGAACAATTCCACGTGATCGACCTCGGGAAACCCCTGCGCATTCACCGCCGCGCGCACGCGGGACGTGTAGTCGGTGAGCGCGGCGACGTTCGCCAGCTCGAGCCGCTGCCCGTGTTCCTCGATGAGGAAAAACCAGTTGCCGCCCCAAGCCACGTCGCCGCGCACGCGACCGATGCCCGGCACGTCCACGACGACGCCCGCGGCCTTGCGGTAGCTCGGGACATTGTCCACCGACACGCTGCCGTCGGCGTGCAACGTCGCTGCCACGACGCCGACCGGCGTGTCGATCCGCACGACGCCCGGCTGCGCGCGCCCGAGGTGCGCCAGCGAAACGACGAGCCCGATCGTGCCGTGCCCGCACATGCCGAGCGGACCGACGTTGTTGAAAAAAATCACGCCCACATCGCAGCCCGGCGCATGCGGCTCGACCAACAGAGCGCCCACGACGACGTCCGATCCGCGCGGCTCGTTGACGATCGCCGAGCGGTAGTGATCGAACTCGCCGCGAAACCGCGCCACGCGCTCCGCCAGCGGGCCGTCGCCCAGATCCGGCCCGCCCTCGAGCACAAGCCGCGTCGGCTCGCCGCCGGTGTGCGAATCGAGGATGCGAATGCGTTGGACGGACGATGCTGCCATGGCCCGGCGCGAAGCTCCCGGAGCGCCCCGCACGGCGCAAGCTCTTCCCTGCGCCCGCATGACAAGTTTGTCGGTTGCCAGCCCGCAAAACGCTCCCGCACTCTCTGCGCCGCATGTCCGCTCCGCAGGACTTCAACGTCGATTACCTCGCCCAACTCGCCCGCCTCGCGCTCACGCCCGAGGAAAAGGCCAAGTTCGCCGCGCAGTTGGGCGATGTGCTTCACCACATCGAGCAGCTCGCCAAGGTGGACGTCACCGGCGTCGAGCCGACGGCGCACGCATTCCCCATTGAAAACGTCTGGGACGCCGACGCGCCGCGCGCGGGCCTGAGCGTCGCCGATGCGCTTCGCAACGCACCCGCGCAGCGCGAGAACATGATCAGCGTGCCGAAAGTCGTGGAGTGAGCGCAATGGCCCCACTGCATTTCCAGACCATCGCTGAGCTGTCGGGTCGCCTCGCGCGCCGCGAGCTTACCGCCGTCGAACTCATTCAGTCGCTCATCGCGCGCACCCGCGCCCTCGAGCCTCGACTGCACGCGTTCAACTCCTTCGACGAGGCCGACGCCCTCGCCCAAGCCACCGCGTCCGACGCCCGCCGCGCCGCCGGCCAAGTCCGCGGTCCGCTCGATGGCATTCCGATCGGTCTCAAGGACGTCATTGCCGTCACCGGCCAGCCGCTCACCGCTTCGAGCAAAATCCTCCAGAATTTCGTTTCACCCTACGACGCCACCGTCACGCGCAAACTCAAGGACGCCGGCGCCGTGCTCTTCGGCCGGCTCAACTGCGACGAGTTCGCCATGGGCTCGTCGAACGAGAACTCCGCCTTCGGCCCCGCCGGGAATCCCTGGGACACCACGCGCGTGCCCGGCGGCTCCTCGGGCGGCAGCGCCGCCGCGCTCGCCGCGGGCGAAGTCATCGCGTCGCTCGGCTCCGACACCGGCGGCTCCATTCGCCAACCCGCCGCACTCTGCGGCCTCGTCGGCCTCAAGCCGACTTACGGCCTCGTCTCGCGCTACGGTCTCGTCGCCTACGCGTCGTCGCTGGACCAAATCGGCCCGTTCGGCCGCACGACCGAGGACATCGCACTCGTGTTGCGCGCCATCGCCGGACACGACCCGCTCGACTCAACTTCGTTCAAAGCCGAAGTGCCCGACTACCGCGCCGCGCTTGCCGGCCCCGCGCCGCGCCGCATCGGCATCCCGAAGGAGTATTTCGGCGAAGGCCTCGATCCCGAGATCGCCGCCGCGGTGGAAGACGCGGTGAAGTTTTACCGCGACCGCGGCTGCGAGGTGAAAGAGGTTTCGCTCCCGCACACGCGCTACTGTCTCGACGCCTACTACGTCATCGCGACGGCCGAAGCGTCGTCGAACCTCGCGCGCTTCGACGGCGTGCGTTACGGCCACCGCTCCAAAGCCGCGACCGATGCCATCGATCTCTACGCGAAGTCGCGCGCCGAGGGCTTCGGCGCCGAAGTGAAGCGCCGCATCATCCTCGGCACCTACGTGCTCTCGAGCGGTTACTACGACGCTTACTACCTGCGCGCGCAGAAAGTCCGCACGCTGATCCGGCAGGATTTTCTCCAAGCGTTCACCGAAGTGGATGCGCTGCTCACGCCGACGTCGCCGGTGCCGGCGTTCAAGATCGGCGAGAAGGCCGACCCGCTCGCGATGTATCTCCTCGATATCTACACCATCGGCGTGAACCTCGCCGGCCTGCCCGCCGCGAGCGTGCCCTGCGGTTTCACGAGCGGCGGCCTGCCCATCGGCCTGCAACTCATCGGCCAACCCTTCAAGGAAGCCGACCTACTCGCCCTCGCCCACACCTACGAGCAGGCCCACGAGTGGACACGGCGCCATCCGGCGCTGTGAAAATCCCAATAGCCAACCGCCAAACTCCAAACCTTTGAAACCACGAAATACACGAACCACACGAAACCTCCGGGCTCACGGTCCCTTTTCGTGTATTTCGTGTGTTTCGTGGTAACTTAAAAATGGATTTCGAAGCAGTCATCGGTCTCGAGGTGCACGTCCAAATCAAGGCGGCCTCCAAGATGTTCACGCGTGTCGCCACTGGCTACGGCGAGCCGCCGAACACGCTCACCGACCCCACCGTCCTCGCGCTGCCGGGCGCGTTGCCCGTGCTGAACAAGGCCGCGCTCGACGCCATCATCAAGACCGGCCTCATGCTCGACTGCGAGATCGCCACCGTCACGCGCTGGGATCGCAAAAATTATTTCTACCCGGATAGCCCCAAAAACTACCAGCTTTCGCAATACGACCAGCCCGTCTGCCGCCACGGCGCCGTCGAGATCGAGCTGCCGGGCGCCTCGCTCGCCGTGATGGGCGAGCACAAGAAGATCGAGCTGACCCGCATCCACCTCGAGGAAGACGTCGGCAAACTCAACCACGAGACCAACGACTCGCTCATCGACTACAACCGCGCCGGCACGCCGCTCATGGAGATCGTCACCGAGCCGGTCATCCGCTCCGCCGACGAGGCCTTCGCGTTCCTCACCTCGCTGCGCCAATCGCTCATCTACGCTGGCATCTCCGATTGCGACATGGAGAAGGGCCAGATGCGTTGCGACGCCAACATCTCCATCCGCCGCGTCGGCGAGACCAAGCTCGGCACGAAGGTCGAGCTGAAGAACCTCAACTCCATTTCCTACGTCCGCGACGGCATCGTCACGGAGATCAAGCGTCAGATCAACGTCGCCACCAGCGGCGGCACGATCGTGCAGGAAACGCGCCTCTACGACGGCGAGACCGGCCGCAGCGCCTCGATGCGTTCGAAGGAAATGGCGCACGACTATCGCTACTTCCCCGACCCCGACCTGATGCCCGTGCGCATCGACGCCGAGTGGAAAACGCGCCTCGCCGCCGAGTTGCCCGAGCGCCCGTTCGCGAAGCAGACGCGTTTCATCGAGCAACTCGGCCTGCCCTACTCCGCCGCGTCCGTGCTCGTCCGCGACCGCGCGCTCGCCGACTTCTTCGAGGCCGCCGTCAAACTCGGCGCGAAGCCCACCGCCGCCGCCAACTGGATCACGAACGACCTGCTACGCGACCTCGCCGCGGCCAACCTCGCCCTCGCCGCGAGCAAAGTCACCGCCGCCCACATCGCCGGCCTCGTCGCACTCGTCGAGCAAGGCGCCGTGTCGAGCAGTCAGGCGAAGGAGATTTTCGCCGACATGTTCCAGACCGGCGACCAGGCCGCTGCCGTCGCCGACCGCAAAGGTCTGCGCCAGTCCTCCGACACCGGCGCGCTCGAAGGCTGGTGCGCCACCGCCATCGCCAACGACGCGAAATCCGCCGACCAAGTCCGCAGCGGAAACGCCAAGGCGATCAACGCGCTGAAGGGCGCCGTGATGAAACTCTCCGCCGGCAAAGCCAACCCGAAGCTCGTGGACGACATCCTGCGGCGACTGCTTGTCGGCTGAGACCAGACTTCGTTCGTGTTTTGATGGAGGCGGGAATCCATCCCGCCGATTGGATACTTTTACCTACAGAAATTTCCCGAGAGGCCGTTTCAGAAAGTGCACCGCAGAGTAAAATCTGCACCAGCCTTCTCGGGCAGGACGTATGGGCCTGCAAGCGGGGCGCACCAAGCGAGCCTTCTCTCCGGAGGGTCGCTACCGGGCGCCTTTCTTTTTGGGAGCGCTGGAAGGTGTCCTGTCACCCTCCATCTGCAAAACATGAACCGCCCCCTCCGCGCCACCAGCATCGTCCTCGCACTGTTCAGTGCAAATCCCCTCACCGCCGCCGTTTCCATCGGCAACAGCAATGTCCAGATCGGCGGCTTCTTCAGCCAAGGTTACCTGAAGAGCTCCAAGAACAATTTTCCCTTCGAGTCCAAAGACGGCACCTGGGACTTCCGCGAGATGGCGGTCAACGTCTCCACGACCGTCGGCTCCCACCTTCGTGTCGGTGCCCAGGGTTTCGCCCAGCGCCTCGGCAACTACGGCGAGGACAAGGTGAAGCTCGACTGGGCTGTCGCCGACTACAACTTCCGCCAGGAAATCGGCGTGCGCGCCGGCCGCATCAAGTATCCCAAGGGTCTCTACGGCGAGGCGCTCGACGTCGACGCGATCCGCCCCTTCATCTTTCTCCCCTCCTCCCTCTACAATCCCGTCCTGCGCGACTTCTCGGCCTCGTTCGACGGCGCCATGATCTACGGCACGATCTCGACCGCCAAAGCCGGCAGCTTCGACTACAAGATCTTCTACGGCGACATCGCGATGAACACCGATCAAGGCGTCGCGGACTTCTTCAACGACAGCGGCTTCTTTGCCGACGGCGTCAAAACGCTCGCGATTGATCACGTCAGCGGCGCCGCCATCGACTGGAGCACGCCCCTCAGCGGCCTGAAGCTCCACTTCTCTTATTCCAAACTCGCCGACGTCGATGGCGTGGGGCCGTTCGCCGCGGCCCCCATGTTTACCGCACTCATTCGGGTCGCGCCCGCCTATACCACCATCGGCGCCGAGTATGCCCACGGCGACTGGACCTTCGCCGCGGAGTGGCAAAATCAAGACGGCGACTCCCTCGTCCAAGCCCTGCCCGTCTACAACTCCGCCGGCAAATACGGCAGCCGCAACTACTACGTCTCCGCGACTCGCCGTTTCGGCGAGAAATGGGAAGCCGGCGCCTATTACTCGAAGAGCCGCGACCTCCACCCCAACCCAAGTGCGACGACCGCCGAGAAACAGCTCGAGGACTACGCCGTGAGCGTTCGCTACAACGTGAACGAGCACGTCATTCTCAAGGTCGAGTTTCACTCGATCGACGGCCGGTTCAACGTGTTCAACACCCCCCGCAACCCGAATCCGACCCTGGCCGACTCCTCGTCGTTCTGGGCGATCAAGAGCACCTTCATTTTCTAAGCGGCATCTCCCGGCCAACTCACCACCCGATTTCCGCCATGAAAACCATTTCCCGCTCTCTCGCGGTGCTCGCCCTGCTCGCGTTCACCCTCTCCGCCCACGCCGCCACCACCGTCATCGGCAACAAGAACCTCGCGGGCGAGAAGATCGACGCCGCCACGCTCAAGGCGGTCTTCCTCGGCAAGAAGGTTGCCTGGGACGGCGCCGGCCGCGTCACCCTCGCCGTGCTCAAGGGCGAGCTCGCCGACGAATTCCTCAAGGCCACCGTCGACATGAACGCCTCCACGTTCACGAACCACTGGCGCCGCCTCTCCATGACCGGCGGCGGCACCGCCCCGAAGTTCTTCGAGAAGGCCGACGAGCTGCGCAAGTTCGTCGCCGATACTCCGGGCGCGATCGGTTTCGTCGGCCCCGCCAGCGTCGATGGCTCCGTCATTCCCATCAACGGCGGTTGAACCGACTCCCTCATGAGCGCCATCCCCCGCATCAATCTCAGACGCGCGTTCACCGGCATCACGATCAGCTACGTCTTCCTGACCGTGCTGATCGTGGGCATCGGCGTTGTCAGCTCGGAGTTCTCGAAGACTGGCACCGCGAAGACCAATGAGTTGAGCCAAAACCTCCTGCCCGCAC
It contains:
- a CDS encoding dihydrodipicolinate synthase family protein; amino-acid sequence: MNWKGVIPAITTNLNADLSVDHAALAAHCGWMIDSGCTGIVCCGSLGEAQTLTFEEKIAVVKTAVSAVGERAPVALGIASLTTAEAVAMAKAAEAAGAKGLMVLPPYVYSSDWREMKAHVSAIIAATPLSCMLYNNPPAYKTDFLPEQVAELAAEHPNLRAVKESSGDVRRVTAIRAACGTRLDVLVGMDDAIVEGVYAGAVGWIAGLVNAFPEESVVLFDYASRGDKARALALYKWFLPLLKLDTVPKFVQLIKWVQAEVGRGTPHVRPPRLELAGADLAHARAVLAQALKDRPRL
- a CDS encoding FAD-dependent oxidoreductase; the protein is MSTSRSVIVCGGGIVGLCTAHYLAKAGFAVTVIERSPEGADSCAQGSAGYVSPSHVEPISAPGMVWQGLKWMTSSRSPFYIKPRLDPELMRWGWLFARNCTEEHRRRAAPVLAQHCLESRKLFVELAAQTGNSFEFEAQGLFNLCKTPEKLAAYEKGLAALANSVGVEAKILTPQQVAQLEPGARMDIAGAVYFPIDAHISPRKFIPALVALLKQQGVKFHWNTNVYGWRSGGGRVTGVSTSAGELTADEYVLATGSWAPETIRGLDLRLPMQAGKGYSLTIEKPRFKLKKPMILSERRVAVTPMGETLRFGGTMEIAGHVDRVRPERIEQIKAAAQVYFPEMSAADFDGIQPWFGYRPVSPDGMPYIGRFAKQTNLVAACGHAMLGVTLAPITGYAVTELLSGKKPSVDLSLTSPDRFG
- a CDS encoding proline racemase family protein; protein product: MAASSVQRIRILDSHTGGEPTRLVLEGGPDLGDGPLAERVARFRGEFDHYRSAIVNEPRGSDVVVGALLVEPHAPGCDVGVIFFNNVGPLGMCGHGTIGLVVSLAHLGRAQPGVVRIDTPVGVVAATLHADGSVSVDNVPSYRKAAGVVVDVPGIGRVRGDVAWGGNWFFLIEEHGQRLELANVAALTDYTSRVRAAVNAQGFPEVDHVELFAPSPTRGVHSRNFVLCPGGAYDRSPCGTGTSAKLACLAADGKLAEGAEWVQESIVGSAFRGRYRRDGDKVLPTITGTAHVCGEGVLLLDPADPFRWGIRPT
- the gatC gene encoding Asp-tRNA(Asn)/Glu-tRNA(Gln) amidotransferase subunit GatC, whose translation is MSAPQDFNVDYLAQLARLALTPEEKAKFAAQLGDVLHHIEQLAKVDVTGVEPTAHAFPIENVWDADAPRAGLSVADALRNAPAQRENMISVPKVVE
- the gatA gene encoding Asp-tRNA(Asn)/Glu-tRNA(Gln) amidotransferase subunit GatA, coding for MAPLHFQTIAELSGRLARRELTAVELIQSLIARTRALEPRLHAFNSFDEADALAQATASDARRAAGQVRGPLDGIPIGLKDVIAVTGQPLTASSKILQNFVSPYDATVTRKLKDAGAVLFGRLNCDEFAMGSSNENSAFGPAGNPWDTTRVPGGSSGGSAAALAAGEVIASLGSDTGGSIRQPAALCGLVGLKPTYGLVSRYGLVAYASSLDQIGPFGRTTEDIALVLRAIAGHDPLDSTSFKAEVPDYRAALAGPAPRRIGIPKEYFGEGLDPEIAAAVEDAVKFYRDRGCEVKEVSLPHTRYCLDAYYVIATAEASSNLARFDGVRYGHRSKAATDAIDLYAKSRAEGFGAEVKRRIILGTYVLSSGYYDAYYLRAQKVRTLIRQDFLQAFTEVDALLTPTSPVPAFKIGEKADPLAMYLLDIYTIGVNLAGLPAASVPCGFTSGGLPIGLQLIGQPFKEADLLALAHTYEQAHEWTRRHPAL
- the gatB gene encoding Asp-tRNA(Asn)/Glu-tRNA(Gln) amidotransferase subunit GatB, with amino-acid sequence MDFEAVIGLEVHVQIKAASKMFTRVATGYGEPPNTLTDPTVLALPGALPVLNKAALDAIIKTGLMLDCEIATVTRWDRKNYFYPDSPKNYQLSQYDQPVCRHGAVEIELPGASLAVMGEHKKIELTRIHLEEDVGKLNHETNDSLIDYNRAGTPLMEIVTEPVIRSADEAFAFLTSLRQSLIYAGISDCDMEKGQMRCDANISIRRVGETKLGTKVELKNLNSISYVRDGIVTEIKRQINVATSGGTIVQETRLYDGETGRSASMRSKEMAHDYRYFPDPDLMPVRIDAEWKTRLAAELPERPFAKQTRFIEQLGLPYSAASVLVRDRALADFFEAAVKLGAKPTAAANWITNDLLRDLAAANLALAASKVTAAHIAGLVALVEQGAVSSSQAKEIFADMFQTGDQAAAVADRKGLRQSSDTGALEGWCATAIANDAKSADQVRSGNAKAINALKGAVMKLSAGKANPKLVDDILRRLLVG